The Argopecten irradians isolate NY chromosome 4, Ai_NY, whole genome shotgun sequence genome has a window encoding:
- the LOC138321755 gene encoding peptidyl-prolyl cis-trans isomerase-like 3 — translation MSVTLHTDVGDIKIEVFCEQCPAASENFLALCASDYYKGCSFHRNIKGFMVQTGDPTGTGKGGSSIWDRKFEDEFRDNLKHSVRGVVSMANNGPDSNGSQFFITYAKQPHLDAKYTIFGKVIDGFDTLDELEKLPVKEKNFRPLTDTRIQDITIHANPIAG, via the exons ATG TCTGTAACTTTACATACTGATGTTGGAGATATAAAGATTGAGGTTTTCTGTGAGCAGTGTCCAGCGGCAAGTGAG AACTTCCTGGCTTTATGTGCAAGTGACTATTACAAAGGTTGTAGCTTCCACCGAAATATCAAAGGCTTTATGGTGCAGACAGGAGACCCCACAG GTACAGGAAAGGGTGGATCCAGTATATGGGACAGAAAATTTGAGGATGAATTTCGAGACAACCTCAAG caTTCTGTTCGAGGTGTTGTTTCCATGGCAAATAACGGTCCCGACTCAAATGGATCACAGTTTTTCATCACATATGCTAAACAGCCTCATCTGGATGCGAAGTACACCATCTTTGGGaa AGTCATTGATGGCTTTGATACACTAGACGAGTTGGAGAAGCTTCCAGTGAAAGAGAAAAACTTCCGCCCCTTGACTGACACTCGAATACAAGACATTACGATACATGCCAATCCTATAGCAGGCTGA